The following are from one region of the Mustela lutreola isolate mMusLut2 chromosome 9, mMusLut2.pri, whole genome shotgun sequence genome:
- the ID2 gene encoding DNA-binding protein inhibitor ID-2 gives MKAFSPVRSVRKNSLSDHSLGISRSKTPVDDPMSLLYNMNDCYSKLKELVPSIPQNKKVSKMEILQHVIDYILDLQIALDSHPTIVSLHHQRPGQSQASRTPLTTLNTDISILSLQASEFPSEFMSNDSKALCG, from the exons ATGAAAGCCTTCAGTCCGGTGAGGTCCGTTAGGAAAAACAGCCTTTCGGACCACAGCCTGGGCATCTCCCGGAGCAAAACCCCCGTGGACGACCCGATGAGCCTGCTGTACAACATGAACGACTGCTACTCCAAGCTCAAGGAGCTGGTGCCCAGCATCCCCCAGAACAAGAAGGTGAGCAAGATGGAAATCCTGCAGCACGTCATCGACTACATCTTGGACCTGCAGATCGCCCTGGACTCGCACCCCACTATTGTCAGCCTGCACCACCAGCGACCTGGGCAGAGCCAGGCGTCCAGGACGCCGCTGACCACCCTAAACACGGACATCAGCATCCTGTCCTTGCAG GCTTCTGAATTCCCTTCTGAGTTCATGTCAAATGACAGCAAAGCGCTCTGTGGCTGA